The following proteins are encoded in a genomic region of Necator americanus strain Aroian chromosome II, whole genome shotgun sequence:
- a CDS encoding hypothetical protein (NECATOR_CHRII.G8263.T2) encodes MSWADLVNNNLVGSGNVSKAAICGFDGSIWGKSDNFKITQEEAAAAGRGFANKDGLLGTGLKFEGEKYFVLNADDDRVIGKKGSQGFFIYKTGQAVIISIYEGGVQPEACKRYGILSPRFCLLAELQDGVPPDQIMQSAYFHTY; translated from the exons ATGTCTTGGGCGGATCTCGTCAATAACAATCTCGTCGGTTCCGGGAACGTTAGTAAGGCAGCGATTTGTGGATTTGATGGATCAATTTGGGGTAAAAGTGATAATTTCAAG aTCACACAAGAAGAAGCGGCTGCTGCAGGACGAGGATTCGCCAATAAAGATGGTTTATTGGGTACTGGATTGAAGTTTGAAGGGGAGAA GTATTTCGTTTTGAACGCCGATGACGATCGAGTGATCGGCAAGAAAGGTTCTCAAGGATTTTTCATCTACAAAACGGGACAAG CGGTAATAATTTCGATTTACGAAGGTGGTGTTCAGCCGGAAGCATGCA AGCGTTACG GTATACTATCACCACGTTTCTGCTTACTTGCCGAACTGCAGGACGGGGTCCCACCGGATCAAATAATGCAGTCAGCCTATTTTCATACGTACTGA
- a CDS encoding hypothetical protein (NECATOR_CHRII.G8263.T1), which produces MSWADLVNNNLVGSGNVSKAAICGFDGSIWGKSDNFKITQEEAAAAGRGFANKDGLLGTGLKFEGEKYFVLNADDDRVIGKKGSQGFFIYKTGQAVIISIYEGGVQPEACSKTTGALADYFKSINY; this is translated from the exons ATGTCTTGGGCGGATCTCGTCAATAACAATCTCGTCGGTTCCGGGAACGTTAGTAAGGCAGCGATTTGTGGATTTGATGGATCAATTTGGGGTAAAAGTGATAATTTCAAG aTCACACAAGAAGAAGCGGCTGCTGCAGGACGAGGATTCGCCAATAAAGATGGTTTATTGGGTACTGGATTGAAGTTTGAAGGGGAGAA GTATTTCGTTTTGAACGCCGATGACGATCGAGTGATCGGCAAGAAAGGTTCTCAAGGATTTTTCATCTACAAAACGGGACAAG CGGTAATAATTTCGATTTACGAAGGTGGTGTTCAGCCGGAAGCATGCAGTAAAACCACAGGAGCACTAGCCGACTACTTCAAAAGCATCAATTATTGA
- a CDS encoding hypothetical protein (NECATOR_CHRII.G8264.T1): MRRNRVRGAEGGDQCKADAAAVATEPAGQPAGQLGQDGCPVCADGGGGGDGGGGGGGGGGGSEERTYVGRGGGGGGGEVEQQLANGTDDQV, translated from the exons ATGCGCAGAAATCGTGTACGAGGTGCTGAGGGAGGCGATCAGTGTAAAGCGGACGCTGCTGCCGTCGCCACTGAGCCGGCCGGCCAGCCAGCCGGCCAGCTAGGC CAGGACGGCTGTCCTGTCTGTgctgatggtggtggtggtggtgatggtggtggtggtggtggtggtggtggtggcggaa GTGAAGAACGTACGTATgtaggaagaggaggaggaggaggtggaggAGAAGTCGAACAGCAGCTGGCCAATGGAACAGATGACCAGGTGTGA
- a CDS encoding hypothetical protein (NECATOR_CHRII.G8265.T2), translating into MSRRRMTIQRTGGDGAKVALMIYTILFWTSGLALIFIGLWMLLDPKRNYILNLVDFSEDDPLLTFASYIAIVAGVTSLFVGFIGCCGAVQRMRCLLVGFMLCLFVLFLADVSIGTLALVYRNKFTNGQLTIYVKNLTHNRYNRDKWVQPLLDTVQFYQQCCGGEGPQDYYNSFWFITNTYRGTRSFVPPSCCRQSQAGRAWSPAPIDPMCTTYRYDSQAFASSVYNVGCHEKLLRWVDEQTWIFAGVGFGFAALMVIGMAISLILCNSVKYYTFIRDEY; encoded by the exons ATGTCACGTCGAAG AATGACGATACAACGTACGGGTGGAGATGGTGCCAAAGTTGCGCTTATGATCTACACGATCTTATTTTGG ACATCCGGCTTAGCGCTTATATTCATTGGTTTATGGATGTTACTGGATCCAAAGAGAAACTATATTCTGAATCTGGTGGATTTTTCTGAGGATGATCCGTTGCTG ACTTTCGCTTCGTACATCGCCATTGTCGCCGGTGTGACGTCATTATTCGTTGGCTTTATCGGATGTTGTGGTGCGGTACAGCGAATGCGGTGCCTGTTAGTGGGA ttcatgCTATGTCTCTTCGTTCTGTTCTTGGCCGATGTCAGCATAGGTACATTAGCGCTGGTTTACAGGAAtaag TTCACAAACGGACAACTCACCATCTACGTGAAGAATCTTACGCATAACCGATATAATCGTGACAAATGGGTGCAGCCGTTGCTTGACACTGTGCAATTTTAC CAGCAATGTTGCGGTGGTGAAGGACCTCAGGACTACTACAATTCATTTTGGTTCATCACGAACACCTATCGAGGTACACGATCATTCGTGCCGCCATCGTGCTGCCGTCAATCCCAAGCCGGTAGGGCATGGTCACCGGCCCCAATTGATCCGATGTGCACCACGTATCGATACGATTCGCAAGCGTTTGCAAGCTCTGTGTATAACGTT GGGTGCCACGAGAAGCTTTTACGATGGGTGGATGAGCAGACGTGGATATTTGCAGGTGTTGGCTTCGGTTTTGCCGCTCTTATG GTGATTGGAATGGCGATCTCATTAATCCTCTGCAACAGCGTCAAATATTACACATTTATCCGAGACGAGTACTAG
- a CDS encoding hypothetical protein (NECATOR_CHRII.G8265.T1) — MTIQRTGGDGAKVALMIYTILFWTSGLALIFIGLWMLLDPKRNYILNLVDFSEDDPLLTFASYIAIVAGVTSLFVGFIGCCGAVQRMRCLLVGFMLCLFVLFLADVSIGTLALVYRNKFTNGQLTIYVKNLTHNRYNRDKWVQPLLDTVQFYQQCCGGEGPQDYYNSFWFITNTYRGTRSFVPPSCCRQSQAGRAWSPAPIDPMCTTYRYDSQAFASSVYNVGCHEKLLRWVDEQTWIFAGVGFGFAALMVIGMAISLILCNSVKYYTFIRDEY; from the exons ATGACGATACAACGTACGGGTGGAGATGGTGCCAAAGTTGCGCTTATGATCTACACGATCTTATTTTGG ACATCCGGCTTAGCGCTTATATTCATTGGTTTATGGATGTTACTGGATCCAAAGAGAAACTATATTCTGAATCTGGTGGATTTTTCTGAGGATGATCCGTTGCTG ACTTTCGCTTCGTACATCGCCATTGTCGCCGGTGTGACGTCATTATTCGTTGGCTTTATCGGATGTTGTGGTGCGGTACAGCGAATGCGGTGCCTGTTAGTGGGA ttcatgCTATGTCTCTTCGTTCTGTTCTTGGCCGATGTCAGCATAGGTACATTAGCGCTGGTTTACAGGAAtaag TTCACAAACGGACAACTCACCATCTACGTGAAGAATCTTACGCATAACCGATATAATCGTGACAAATGGGTGCAGCCGTTGCTTGACACTGTGCAATTTTAC CAGCAATGTTGCGGTGGTGAAGGACCTCAGGACTACTACAATTCATTTTGGTTCATCACGAACACCTATCGAGGTACACGATCATTCGTGCCGCCATCGTGCTGCCGTCAATCCCAAGCCGGTAGGGCATGGTCACCGGCCCCAATTGATCCGATGTGCACCACGTATCGATACGATTCGCAAGCGTTTGCAAGCTCTGTGTATAACGTT GGGTGCCACGAGAAGCTTTTACGATGGGTGGATGAGCAGACGTGGATATTTGCAGGTGTTGGCTTCGGTTTTGCCGCTCTTATG GTGATTGGAATGGCGATCTCATTAATCCTCTGCAACAGCGTCAAATATTACACATTTATCCGAGACGAGTACTAG